From Alloacidobacterium dinghuense:
TTCCATGCGCATGTCCGTGATCACCATGTGATACTGGGCGTTTTTGATTTTCGATTTGGCTTCACGGGCAGAAGCAGCCGTTTCCACTTCGAACCCATTGATTTCCAGCACCGCCTTCAGCGTAAGCAGAACTGCCAGTTCATCGTCCACAAGTAAAATGCGCCGCTTCATATAAACTCCCTGATTTTCAACCCGTCTTGAAAAGAATGATGCTGGTTCAAACTCACCCTGTGAGCATGTGCGCAGCGGTGTGCAGGGTGTCCCCGGACTACGAATTTCCATTGTTACACTAAACAACGTGGCAGAATACCATGTCGAGAACTTTGGATGCCGTTCCAGCCGCTCGGATGGCGAAGCGATAGCGGCAGAATTGCGCCACCGTGGTCTCAAGCCTGCGACGGATTTTGCCGGTGCAAGCGTCGTTGTCGTGAATACCTGCAGTGTCACCGCCGACGCCGACAGCGGCGCCCGCGCCTTCATTCGCCGCGTCCATCGCAAGAATCCGGATGCAAAGATTGTCGTCACTGGATGCTACGCTCAGCGCGCCCCTGAAGAACTTGCGACGTTAAGTGGCGTAACCTCTGTCATTGGCAATAGTCACAAGTCGCTGGTCGCGTCCATCATTGTCGAGCCGACAGCCTTCGTTCCTTTGGCAACTGTTGTCAATCGCGTCCCGGTTTTTGTGGACGAAAGTTTCGCGCACACCGATCTTGCAACCTTGCCCTTCGCCGACGACGCAGACCAGACACGCCCAAATCTCAAAGTACAGGATGGCTGCGCCAATTGCTGCTCCTTCTGCATCATTCCGGAAACGCGCGGCCCCAGCCGGTCTATCACGCTCGAAAAAGCGCTCGAATCCGTCGAGCGCTTCGTTCAGAATGGCGGGCAGGAGCTGGTTCTCTCCGGCATCAACCTCGGCCGTTGGGGACGCGACCTGAAACCGGCAAAACGATTTGCCGACCTGGTCAGCGCAATTCTCGAAAGGACTGTCCTTCCACGCCTCCGCCTCAGCTCCATTGAGCCAATGGACTGGACGGAAGATCTGCTAGCGCTCTTTGCAACTCACACGTCAAGACTCGCCCGCCACGCGCATCTCCCGCTGCAATCGGGATCGGATACCATCCTTCGCCGCATGTACCGCCGCTACCGCCCCTGGCACTACGCGGAAAAGCTCAGCCAGATCCGCAGTCTCATGCCGGATGCCGCCATCGGCGCAGACGTAATGGTCGGTTTCCCCGGTGAAACCGACGCGCTCTTTCAGGAGAGCTACGACTTCATCGCCGCGCAACCTCTCACGTATCTGCACCTTTTCCCCTTTTCACCGCGCCTCGGAACGCCGGCTGCCGAGCTGCAGCGATACCAGCCCGTCCACAAAGAAGTAATGAACCAGCGCATGGATGCTTTGCGCGCTTTGGCAGAGGGGAAAAACACAGCCTTCCGAAAGAGCTTCCTTGGCCGCGAACTAAGCGTTGTTACCCTCAGGGGAAATCGCTCGGCAACCACCCCCGCGCTCTCCGACAACTTCATCAAGGTAGAAGTTGCAATGACTTACCCACCGAACCGGTCGATACAAGTACGAGCCACGCGCCTGACGGAGTCCGGTCTCCACGCGGTGCCATTAGCCGAATAAAAAGAGCGCGCCTGATTCCAGGCAATTCGCATCACAAGAAATGTAGGCCTGCTTGTTATACTGAGTAGGTACGTGGCGCTGCCACAATTTTGGAGGGAACCCATCGCACAGTTAGACAAGCGTTCAGCAAAGCAGTTTATCCGCATTAATGAAAGAATCCGCGCGCGTGAAGTGCGCGTGATCGATGACAAAGGCGAGCAGCTCGGCATCATGGCGCCTTTCGACGCACTGAAGATCGCCCGTGAACGCGGCCTCGATCTCGTGGAAGTATCGCCCACTGCGGTTCCTCCGGTTTGCCGCATTCAGGATTACGGCAAGTTCCTCTACGAAAAAGACAAGAGCGAACGCGCTGCCCGCAAGAAGCAGAAGGTCATTGTCGTTAAGGAAGTCAAGTTCTCCGTCACCGTCGACGAGCACGACTACCAGACCAAGAAGAATCAGGCTGTCCGCTTTCTGACTGAAGGTGACAAGGTGAAGGCTTCTCTGCGCTTCAAAGGCCGCCAGATGGCGCACCGCGAGCTCGGCTACGCGATCATCAACCGCCTCATTCTGGACATCGGCGAAGCCGGCACAGTCGAGTTTATGCCGCGCATGGAAGGCACCACGCTGCACGCCATCCTCGCCCCCGGCAAGAAGGAAATGCCCAGGAAGCCCGCTGCCAGCAAACCGGCAGCACCACAGGCGCAGCCGGCCCAGACCTCAGCACAATCTTAAGCATCCCATCCTGATCGTTTTCCTCGCGATCCAGGATGGGAATCACAAGCTCAGTGCGAGTAGTTCTGCGCGTATGTATCCCTGGGCAGTCCTTCCCCCACTGCCTTGTCGCGCAAGCGAAATGCGGAAGCCCGATCCGTCGCCGAGCCCAGCGTCACCAGGTAAGGAGCGCCCGAGCCTTTGGGTGAAAAGACGCTCGCCTCGAGGTCGGGATGCTTTTCATTGATCGTGTGAGCTTTGTGCTCTGCCTGGCCCTGAAAGTTATAGGTAAAGGCAACCACACGCCACGTGCCCGCGAGAGAAGTAGACGGTGCGGCAGCAGGAGTTGCAGCCGACACGACTGGATTCGGAGCGGCAGCCCTTGGCTTCGCCGCAACCGGCGGAACAGCTGGCGGCGGCTTGCGAGGAGTCGTCGTTTCCGGAGACACCACCACAACCGGATTCTGCGCATCCTGCGCGCGACCAGAATGCAGCATGGCGCGTACGACAATCCCAACCAGCAAAAGCAGCACTACGACACCGCCGACGATCAGGCCTGTTCTTTTGGGCGAAGGCTCTTCTATCTCCGGCAAAAGCTTCTTCATGATCTCGTCCGAACGCACAGCCGTCTTGACCGGTTCAGCTTTCGGGACTGGCGTCGGCACAGCCTTAGGTTGCGCCGGCGGAGACGCCGGACCAGATGTTGGAACAGGTGCCGAGACAGCCGCCGGAGCAGACATTGGTGCAGGCGCCGGAGCCGCACCCGTCCGCAGAATCGTGGCAATCTCATCCACTGTCGCCTGCCCGGACAGCGTGCGCCGCACAATCAGCACAAACGGAGCAGGCAGCAACTGCAAGGAAGGATCGTTCGCATCCGTTGCCCGCTTCAGCGGCTTTTGCGTCAGGCACTGGTGCAGAAGGCTTCCCAAATCGCGCACGTCCTTGGCCGCATTTGGCTCGAACGCAGTATCCTTCGGAACCAGTTGCAGGTAGTCGCTCCGCAGCTTGATCGTGTCGCCGGCGGCCAGTACACTCGCCGCTTCCAGACGCCCGCATATAAGCCGTTCTTTGTGGATCGCTTTCAGTGCCTTCAGCAGGCCATCGGCAACTTCCTTGGTCTCGTCGGCAGAAAGCGCGCGCCCGCGTAGCACGTCTTCAAGATTCTCTTCCGTGTACTCCATCACGGCATAGACCAGAGGCGTATCGCGCACTTTGGTCGCGCCTGCTTCGTAAATGGCGGCTACATTCTTGTCGCTCACCTTCTCCACTGCGCGCAGCCGTTCCAGCAGCGTCGGTTCATCGTTCAATGATTCAAACAGGCTGATGATTGCCGGCTTGTCATTGAACTTTGTCTCAAACCATCCGCATCTTCCCTCGGAGCGCACCAGCTTATCCAGGGGATAGCGGCCTTCTACAACGTCAGACTCAATATCACTCCACAAGACGGCAATCTCTCTCTGCGTAATATATGTCGAGGCAGAACCGTGCATGGGCACGCTTCGGCACCCTCACGCAAACGGCTGATTCAGGCAGGAAAACAGGAAGAGAAAAAATTGAACTATGCGACAGAGCTTTCCGGAGTCGCCGTAGTCAGTCTCGGAGCGGCGCTCGCTCTTGCCAAAAGCATCATACCCTCCTGGGCAAGTTCGCGCGCCATCTTGCGCAGTTCATGCGGACGCTCGTTGTGAATATTGGTGAGCTGGAAGAGCGCCACTGCTGCCTTCAACTTGGCTATGCCTTCGAATGCCGTAGATCCAGATCCTTTGGCAGCCTGAACAACATTATCTACAGTGATTTTGAAAACGTCATCACCTTCGATGACGAAGGCTACAAGATATTTTTCCGCTCCTTGTGGGTACGTAGTAGGTAGAGTCGCCATGTCACAGATCCTTCTGGTAGGGAAGTAATAGGTACTACGATGCAAAACTGCTTAAGCAGTATGGATCGCTAGTACCTTTCATCGTTAGTAAAGAACAGATATTGAGCAAAATGCTAACGCGCTACGCAATTTTCCTGTGTCAGTCTTGATTCCCCCTCGCAACAGCAATTGTTGCAGGGCGCGCGGCCGCCCGCAAAAAATAAGCATGAGGCTCATCGAGACGACATGCTATGCTGACTCCCGCACGCGTCACAGGCTCGCGCGAGCGATCGAGGAGAACGAAACATGGGAGTCAACAGCTTTACCTACAGCAATGACGGCCTTGCGCTCACCAAGCAATTCGAAGGATGCGAACTCACTGCCTATCAGGACCAGGTCGGCGTCTGGACCATCGGATATGGGCACACAGGCGCTGGCGTTGCCTCCGGTCTCACCATCACCCAGGATCAGGCCGACGCGCTGCTCCTGAGCGATATCGCTGCGGCTGTAACGTTTGTCAATCAGGTGGTCAGCGTTCCATTGCAGCAGAACCATTTCGACGCTCTCGTGGATTTTGCTTTCAATCTGGGCCGCGCCTCCCTGAGCGGCTCAACTCTGCTTAGGCTTCTGAATGCTGGAAATTTTGACGGAGCGGCGGGACAATTCCCCCTTTGGGATCACGCTGGAGGCAAAGTCGTAGCCGGGCTGCTGCGCCGCCGCCAGGCCGAGCAGACCATGTTCCAGGGGCAGCCAGCTCAAGGAAACAGCTCCAATGCCTGACGATTCCGATCTGCCCGATGGCCCAACGTTTAAGCGCCTGAAGGAGCAGATTGACTACTACAGTACGAAGAGCCGCAGTTCGCAGCGAGCTTTCAAGCGAATTAAGGTCGCGGAGATTGTCGCCGCAGCATTCATCCCCTTCCTCGGCAGCCTGTCGTTCGCATGGCTGACGCCGCATCGTCTGGTTCTGGTAACCGGAGCACTCGGCGTGCTCATCACCATTCTTGAAGGCATTCTGCACCTGAACAACTATCACGAGAATTGGACGAACTACCGCGCAACATCAGAAGCGCTCAAGCATGAAAAGTACCTGTATTTAGGCCATGCCGGACCATACGCAGGCGCGCCTGCTGCCGATTCCTTGCTGGCCGAGCGCGTCGAGTCCCTCGTGTCACAGGAGAGCGCGCAATGGACTGCACGGCAACAGCAATCCGGCAAAACGCAAGCCGCAACGCACTGATCGCGAGAGGATGAGCCTATGTCCCTGCCAATCTTTCTCAGCATTGGTAAGACCTTCACCCCGCAGCAGGAAGCCTTTGTCTCTGCAGTCGAAAACTATCTCCGGGCGCAGGGATTGGAGCCGCGCACCATCGGCCGAAACTATTTCCGCAACGACCAGCCCCTGAAGACCGTCACCGAGTGCATGAAGGAATGCGTCGGCGCGATTGTCATCGCCTTTGAGCGAATCCACGTCGACAAGGGTTCCGAGAAGCGGGGCAGCCCCGACGCCAGCGTACTCAATGAAATCAATTTCCCCACTGTCTGGAACCAGATCGAAGCGGCTCTCGCCTACGCCACCCACCGCCCGCTGCTCGTCCTCGTTGAGAATGGCCTCAAGCTGGAGGGCCTGCTGCAGACCGGCTATGACTGGTGGGTTCAGCATGTCACCCTGGACCAGTCGTCGCTGCTCTCCACTGAGTTCGCGCAGATTTTCAGCGACTGGAAGGCACGCTGCGCAGAAGCTCAAAAAACATCCACAGCGCCTGCCGTCTCCGCCGCCGAACTCTCCATCAAGGATCTCCTCGGCAGCCTCAAAGTCGCGCAGCTCTGGGGATTGCTCGCTGCCCTCTTTGGCGTTCTGGCCGCAGTAGCCGCCACAGCCTTCAAACTCGGGCAGTCACACTGAGCAAAATAACCTACTGCGCTCGCACAAATTCAGACTGATGCGTATTGCCGGCGTGTCCTGTGTAGGTATTGGCCACCTCCACTTCAAGCTTGTCGCTCCCGCTTTTGGAGATCGTCAGCGTAGCCGCGCGCCCTTTTTCCTCCCCACTCGCGTCATTCATCAAACTCCAGGTAGCTTGTGCCTTCTGCCCGTCAAAGCTCGCCGTCTGCATACCCCAGTCACAGTTGGCAGGCGGGCACAACCCCCAGGCGTGGATCGCAAGTTGATTGCCACTGCCCGAAATCTCCAATTGCACCAGCGAATTCCGCCCCTGTGCCGATGGATTCGTCCACCGTCCGTCGAGCGCGCTCGTTGTGGGCCTGTGCAATACAAAGAACACCGCCAGCGCAATGCCAAGCGCCACCAGCACCGCAATTCCTACCATC
This genomic window contains:
- a CDS encoding lysozyme, with translation MGVNSFTYSNDGLALTKQFEGCELTAYQDQVGVWTIGYGHTGAGVASGLTITQDQADALLLSDIAAAVTFVNQVVSVPLQQNHFDALVDFAFNLGRASLSGSTLLRLLNAGNFDGAAGQFPLWDHAGGKVVAGLLRRRQAEQTMFQGQPAQGNSSNA
- a CDS encoding DUF4231 domain-containing protein; amino-acid sequence: MPDDSDLPDGPTFKRLKEQIDYYSTKSRSSQRAFKRIKVAEIVAAAFIPFLGSLSFAWLTPHRLVLVTGALGVLITILEGILHLNNYHENWTNYRATSEALKHEKYLYLGHAGPYAGAPAADSLLAERVESLVSQESAQWTARQQQSGKTQAATH
- the infC gene encoding translation initiation factor IF-3, translating into MALPQFWREPIAQLDKRSAKQFIRINERIRAREVRVIDDKGEQLGIMAPFDALKIARERGLDLVEVSPTAVPPVCRIQDYGKFLYEKDKSERAARKKQKVIVVKEVKFSVTVDEHDYQTKKNQAVRFLTEGDKVKASLRFKGRQMAHRELGYAIINRLILDIGEAGTVEFMPRMEGTTLHAILAPGKKEMPRKPAASKPAAPQAQPAQTSAQS
- the mtaB gene encoding tRNA (N(6)-L-threonylcarbamoyladenosine(37)-C(2))-methylthiotransferase MtaB; the encoded protein is MAEYHVENFGCRSSRSDGEAIAAELRHRGLKPATDFAGASVVVVNTCSVTADADSGARAFIRRVHRKNPDAKIVVTGCYAQRAPEELATLSGVTSVIGNSHKSLVASIIVEPTAFVPLATVVNRVPVFVDESFAHTDLATLPFADDADQTRPNLKVQDGCANCCSFCIIPETRGPSRSITLEKALESVERFVQNGGQELVLSGINLGRWGRDLKPAKRFADLVSAILERTVLPRLRLSSIEPMDWTEDLLALFATHTSRLARHAHLPLQSGSDTILRRMYRRYRPWHYAEKLSQIRSLMPDAAIGADVMVGFPGETDALFQESYDFIAAQPLTYLHLFPFSPRLGTPAAELQRYQPVHKEVMNQRMDALRALAEGKNTAFRKSFLGRELSVVTLRGNRSATTPALSDNFIKVEVAMTYPPNRSIQVRATRLTESGLHAVPLAE